The following proteins are encoded in a genomic region of Candidatus Eisenbacteria bacterium:
- a CDS encoding DEAD/DEAH box helicase yields the protein MPFAALGLPAPILKGVRAAGYTDPTPIQRKAIPLVLEGRDVIGAAQTGTGKTAAFILPILTRLLEGSAKHLRALVLTPTRELAAQVETNARDYARFTPLRVGVVYGGVPLPPQERMLRPGIDLLVATPGRLLDLHGRLALRLDYVETLVLDEADRMVDMGFAPDLRRILRLLPTERQTLLFSATMPPELNKVAKEALRDPARVDLAPPSRPAAGITQAIYPVPKALKTELLDEILSRTDVNSMIVFTRTKHGADRLAKQLQRRNLSVAPIHGNRSQSQRERALADLKRGRIQILVATDIASRGIDVEGISHVVNYDVPHTPEDYVHRIGRTGRVEAVGDAFTLMSPEEQKDVLAIERFLGRSIPRVVLPDFDYKAKAPKDGMHRAEGGSAGGRAGRSAGGARGHGSGRGGNSARAPHGGGRGGRGGRESHGGSGHAGHGGGGRGHGSQGHAARGGGQGQGHGGQGGSGSHGGHGSGPSFGRRRKAVKGVDRRRGRL from the coding sequence GTGCCGTTTGCAGCCCTGGGACTTCCGGCTCCCATCCTGAAAGGCGTCCGCGCCGCAGGGTACACCGATCCCACACCCATACAGAGGAAAGCGATTCCGCTCGTCCTGGAAGGAAGGGACGTGATCGGTGCCGCTCAGACCGGGACCGGCAAGACCGCCGCGTTCATCCTCCCGATCCTCACCCGGCTCCTCGAGGGATCGGCGAAGCACCTCCGCGCCCTCGTGCTCACGCCGACCCGGGAGCTCGCGGCCCAGGTCGAGACGAACGCCAGGGACTACGCTCGGTTCACCCCGCTCCGGGTGGGCGTGGTGTATGGCGGCGTTCCGCTTCCGCCCCAAGAGAGGATGCTCCGTCCCGGCATCGACCTCCTCGTGGCGACCCCGGGACGCCTCCTCGACCTGCACGGCAGGCTCGCGCTCCGGCTCGACTACGTCGAGACGCTCGTGCTCGACGAGGCGGACCGGATGGTCGACATGGGATTCGCGCCCGACCTGCGGCGGATCCTGCGCCTCCTTCCCACGGAGCGGCAGACGCTACTCTTCTCCGCGACGATGCCCCCCGAGCTCAACAAGGTCGCGAAGGAAGCGCTCCGTGATCCCGCGCGTGTCGATCTCGCCCCTCCGTCGCGTCCGGCCGCCGGCATCACGCAGGCCATCTATCCGGTGCCGAAGGCGCTCAAGACCGAGCTCCTCGACGAGATCCTCTCCCGCACCGACGTGAACAGCATGATCGTCTTCACGCGCACGAAGCACGGTGCGGACCGGCTCGCGAAGCAGCTCCAGCGGCGAAATCTCTCGGTCGCTCCCATTCACGGGAACCGGAGCCAGAGCCAGCGCGAGCGCGCGCTCGCGGACCTGAAGCGCGGCCGCATCCAGATCCTCGTCGCGACCGACATCGCGTCGCGCGGGATCGACGTCGAGGGGATCTCGCACGTCGTGAACTACGACGTGCCCCACACGCCCGAGGATTACGTGCACCGGATCGGCCGCACGGGCCGGGTGGAGGCCGTGGGCGACGCGTTCACCTTGATGAGCCCCGAGGAGCAGAAGGACGTGCTCGCGATCGAGCGGTTCCTGGGACGCTCCATCCCGCGAGTCGTGCTGCCGGATTTCGATTACAAGGCGAAGGCGCCGAAGGATGGAATGCATCGTGCCGAGGGCGGCTCCGCCGGAGGACGCGCCGGCCGAAGCGCTGGCGGCGCGCGAGGACACGGCAGCGGACGGGGCGGGAACAGCGCGCGGGCGCCGCACGGCGGAGGACGAGGCGGCCGCGGAGGTCGCGAGTCACACGGCGGGTCGGGCCACGCGGGGCACGGCGGCGGCGGCCGCGGCCATGGGAGTCAGGGGCACGCCGCACGGGGTGGTGGGCAGGGGCAGGGTCACGGCGGACAGGGCGGCTCCGGGTCGCACGGTGGTCACGGCTCCGGCCCCAGCTTCGGTCGCAGGCGCAAGGCCGTGAAGGGCGTGGACCGGAGACGGGGACGCCTCTAG
- the carB gene encoding carbamoyl-phosphate synthase large subunit, which produces ISRLGEIKLGDFGVARAKVGGSGAEVLGKPYYLSPEMLEGRVSPAVDLWAATVVLYELLTLQRPFTGATPEEVFDATKIDPWFLDQIQQIADMKERITPDLPAATLREAKRMGFSDARIAELTGTREEEVRARRKREGIVPVYKRVDTCAAEFVSHTPYLYSTYEQESEADPTSRKKVMILGSGPNRIGQGIEFDYCCCHGSFAFKEEGYETIMVNCNPETVSTDYDTSDRLYFEPLTFEDVMNVVELERPDGVVIQFGGQTPLRLALPLARAGVPILGTSPDAIDRAEDRKRFSALLSELGIPQPESGTATSLDGAKAVAASIGYPVLVRPSYVLGGRAMAIVYDGAHLEEYVREAVKASPEHPILIDRFLEDAYEVDVDAVADGERVVIGGILEHIEEAGIHSGDSSMVLPTFKVGPAHLESIRSATRALGLALGVRGLMNIQFAIKQDKVYVLEVNPRGSRTVPFVSKATGVPLAKVAARIMAGRSLAEQGITEDLRVDRFFVKASVFPFLKFQGSDILLGPEMKSTGEVMGISRNLGIAFAKAMASAGNRLPTSGTVFISVNDYDKGGVLPHARALAAMGFHLVATRGTAEFLARQGVEAETIHKVNEGRPHVVDRIKSRGIDLIINTPLGEESFYDDGAIRKNAILYGVLCVTTLTAAAATVQAIQALRESVLEVTSLQEIHAPEGTLAPTS; this is translated from the coding sequence CATCTCCCGTCTGGGCGAGATCAAGCTGGGCGATTTCGGAGTGGCGAGAGCGAAGGTCGGCGGCTCCGGGGCGGAGGTATTGGGCAAGCCCTATTACCTGTCACCGGAGATGCTCGAGGGCCGGGTGTCTCCGGCCGTCGATCTGTGGGCCGCCACCGTGGTCCTCTACGAGCTCCTCACCCTGCAGCGCCCCTTCACCGGTGCGACGCCCGAGGAGGTGTTCGACGCCACCAAGATCGACCCGTGGTTCCTCGACCAGATCCAGCAGATCGCGGACATGAAGGAGCGGATCACGCCGGATCTCCCCGCCGCCACGCTGCGCGAGGCCAAGCGGATGGGCTTCTCCGACGCCCGGATCGCGGAGCTCACGGGAACGCGCGAGGAGGAGGTTCGCGCCCGGCGGAAGCGCGAGGGCATCGTCCCCGTCTACAAGCGGGTCGACACGTGCGCGGCCGAGTTCGTCTCCCACACGCCGTACCTCTACTCCACGTACGAGCAGGAGTCCGAGGCCGACCCGACCTCGCGGAAGAAGGTCATGATCCTCGGGAGCGGCCCCAACCGGATCGGGCAGGGGATCGAGTTCGACTACTGCTGCTGCCACGGCTCCTTCGCCTTCAAGGAGGAGGGGTACGAGACGATCATGGTGAACTGCAATCCCGAGACCGTCTCGACCGACTACGACACCTCGGACCGGCTGTACTTCGAGCCGTTGACGTTCGAGGACGTGATGAACGTGGTGGAGCTGGAGCGCCCGGACGGCGTCGTGATCCAGTTCGGCGGACAAACGCCGCTACGGCTCGCGCTCCCGCTCGCGCGCGCGGGCGTGCCGATCCTCGGGACGAGCCCCGACGCGATCGACCGGGCCGAGGACCGGAAGCGCTTCTCCGCGCTCCTCTCGGAGCTCGGGATCCCGCAGCCCGAGAGCGGCACCGCGACCTCGCTCGACGGGGCCAAGGCGGTGGCGGCGTCGATCGGATATCCGGTCCTGGTCCGGCCCTCCTACGTTCTCGGCGGACGCGCCATGGCGATCGTCTACGACGGGGCGCACCTCGAGGAGTACGTGCGCGAGGCGGTGAAGGCGTCGCCGGAGCACCCCATCCTGATCGACCGGTTCCTGGAGGACGCGTACGAGGTCGACGTGGACGCCGTCGCCGACGGCGAGCGCGTCGTGATCGGGGGGATCCTGGAGCACATCGAGGAGGCGGGGATCCACAGCGGCGATTCGTCGATGGTGCTCCCGACCTTCAAGGTCGGACCCGCGCACCTCGAGAGCATCCGGTCCGCGACCCGCGCGCTCGGCCTCGCGCTCGGCGTGCGCGGCCTCATGAACATCCAGTTCGCGATCAAGCAGGACAAGGTCTACGTCCTCGAGGTGAACCCGCGCGGCTCCCGCACCGTTCCGTTCGTGAGCAAGGCGACCGGCGTGCCGCTCGCCAAGGTCGCCGCGCGGATCATGGCCGGGCGGTCCCTGGCGGAGCAGGGGATCACCGAGGATCTGCGCGTCGACCGGTTCTTCGTGAAGGCCTCCGTCTTCCCGTTCCTCAAGTTCCAGGGCTCCGACATCCTGCTCGGACCGGAGATGAAGTCGACGGGCGAGGTGATGGGGATCTCGCGGAACCTGGGCATCGCGTTCGCGAAGGCGATGGCCTCGGCCGGGAACCGCCTTCCCACGTCGGGAACGGTCTTCATCAGCGTGAACGACTACGACAAGGGGGGCGTGCTGCCCCACGCCCGCGCGCTCGCGGCGATGGGGTTCCACCTCGTGGCGACGCGCGGCACCGCGGAATTCCTCGCGAGGCAGGGCGTCGAGGCCGAGACGATCCACAAGGTGAACGAGGGTCGTCCCCACGTGGTCGACCGGATCAAGAGCCGCGGGATCGACCTCATCATCAACACGCCGCTCGGCGAGGAGTCCTTCTACGACGACGGGGCCATCCGGAAGAACGCGATCCTCTACGGCGTCCTGTGCGTGACCACGCTCACCGCAGCGGCCGCGACCGTGCAGGCGATCCAGGCCCTGAGGGAGAGCGTGCTCGAGGTGACGAGCCTGCAAGAGATCCACGCGCCGGAGGGAACCCTGGCGCCGACGTCTTAG
- a CDS encoding DNA-3-methyladenine glycosylase 2 family protein has product MPLPFDLETATRTLRDADPRLARVIDAHGACTLSSNGAGSPFAALARSIVYQQLAGRAAAAIHGRVVAIYHPRRILRPEDVLATTDERLREAGLSRAKTVALKDLAQKTVEGVVPSWAALHRLDDEEIITRITTVRGIGRWTVEMLLIFHLGRPDVLPVSDYGVRKGFQRTFRKRALPTPKELTKHGERWRPYRSVASWYLWRALELK; this is encoded by the coding sequence ATGCCGCTGCCGTTCGATCTCGAGACCGCGACACGCACGCTCCGGGACGCCGATCCGCGGCTGGCGAGGGTGATCGACGCGCACGGCGCGTGCACGCTCTCGTCGAACGGCGCGGGCTCGCCATTCGCGGCCCTCGCGCGGTCGATCGTCTACCAGCAGCTCGCGGGCAGGGCCGCCGCCGCGATCCATGGGCGCGTGGTGGCGATCTACCATCCCCGCCGCATTCTCCGACCCGAGGACGTCCTCGCGACCACGGACGAGCGGCTCCGGGAAGCGGGGCTCTCCCGCGCCAAGACCGTCGCGCTCAAGGACCTGGCGCAGAAGACCGTCGAGGGGGTCGTCCCCTCGTGGGCGGCGCTCCATCGGCTCGACGACGAGGAGATCATCACGCGCATCACGACCGTGCGCGGGATCGGCCGCTGGACGGTGGAGATGCTCCTCATCTTCCACTTGGGCCGGCCCGACGTCCTCCCCGTCAGCGACTACGGAGTCCGCAAGGGATTCCAGCGCACGTTCCGGAAGCGCGCGCTTCCGACCCCGAAGGAGCTGACGAAGCACGGTGAACGCTGGCGTCCCTACCGCAGCGTGGCGAGCTGGTACCTGTGGCGAGCGCTCGAGCTGAAGTGA